Genomic DNA from Frondihabitans sp. PAMC 28766:
GGTCTCTTCGTGCACGAGCCGGCCGTCGACGAAGATGCGCCCGTGGCCGACCGAAGCGAAGCCGAAGAGCGCCTCGCCGGTGGTGGCCGGCGTCCACGTCATCGTCATCTCGGCAACCGCCGAGGTGTCGACGGGGGCGTCGCCACCGAAGTACGTCAGCGCCGTGGCCAGGCGGTCCTCGCGGAACATCTCCGTGCCGTCGGCGTCGAGGAAGCGGACGAGCATGCCATTCGAGCCCGTGGCCGGGTTGACGATGTCGTCGAGGGGAAGCTCGGTGATGCCCTCCTGGACGACGGCCCCGATGGAGTACGAGACGATCGCACCGGGCAGAGCGGCACGGAGACCTTCGAGCGGCGAGACGACCTTCGTCGGCAGCACGGTGGCCGAGCCGCCGCCCTGGGTGCGGGCGTGCAGGCCGTTGTGGCCGATCAGCGCGACCGACCCCAGTGCCGAGGCGTCGAGCGGCAGGGTGCCTTCGGGGTTCGCGAGCAGCACGCTGCCGGCGGCCTCGGCCTCGCGGGCGAACGCGACGCCGTCTTCGACGGTGACGGGAGCGGCCTGCACGGGTGCGAAGCCCTCGAGCGCGCCGACACGGGCAGCGAGGCGCAGGATACGGATGACCTTGCGATCGATGGCCGCCTCCGACACGTCACCGCTGCGAACGGCCGCCACGAGAGCGGCGCCCCAGGGGCCGTCGGGGCCGGGCATCACGAGATCCTGCGACGCCTTGGCGCTCTCGACGGTGCGAACAGCCGTCCAGTCGCTGACGACGACGCCGTCGAAGCCCCACTCGGAGCCCAGCGGCGTCTCGAGCAGCTCGCTCTCGTGGCGGTGGTGCCGTTGATCTGGTTGTACGACGACATCACGAGCCACGCGTGCGCCTCGGTGATGCTCTTCTCGAAGGCGAGCAGGTAGAGCTCGCGGAGGGCACGCTCGGAGACGACGGTGTTCGCAGTGAAGCGCTCGGTCTCGTAGTCGTTGGCGATGTAGTGCTTGGGGGTGGCCCCGACGCCGTTCTCCTGCACGCCCGACACGTAGGCCGCGGCGAGTTCGGCGGTGAGCAGCGGGTCTTCGCTGAACGCCTCGAAGTGGCGGCCGCCCAGCGGCGACCGGTGCAGGTTGATGGTCGGCCCGAGCACGACGTCGACGCCCTTGCGGCGGGCCTCGACAGCGGACGCGGCACCGTAGCGAGCAGCGACGGCGCGGTCCCAGGACGACGAGAGCGCCGTCGCGCTCGGGAGGTTGAGCGAAGGCGAGCGCTCGTCCCACACCTCGCCACGGACGCCGGAGGGGCCGTCCGACACCAGGATGCGACGCAGCCCGATCTTCTCGATGGGCCAGGTCGTCCAGAAGTCGCGCCCGGTGAGCAGCTGCACCTTCTCGTCGAGGGTCAGTTTCGCGGCCAGTTCGTCGAGACGGGCGGTCTCTTCTGCGGAGTCGTACATCGGTGCCTTTCGGGTCACGGCGGCGTCGACCTCGACGCGGCCTGTCGAAGAATCTAGCATCACAAACCTACCTCGGGTTGGGATTATCGGCGCTAGGTTTGTCGCGTGACCAGTGCTGTTCCCTCCCGCCGCTACGCCAAGGGCGACGCCAAGCGTGCGGAGATCCTGAGTGCGGCTCTCGCCGTCATCGGCGAACGGGGCTACCGCCACTCCTCGCTCCAGGAGATCGCCGACGCCGTCGGTCTCACGAAGGCCGGAGTGCTGCACTACTTCGACTCGCGCGAAGACCTCCTCGTCGAGGTGCTCCGCGAGCGCGACGACGCCGACGAGGCCCGCCTCCTGCCCGACGACGGCGACATCATCGACCTCCTCCCCCGCGCCCTGCGCCACAACGCCGAGGTGCCGGGCCTCGTGCAGCTCTACTCGCGCCTGGTGGTCGAGTCGGAGGCGGCCGAGCACCCCGGCCACGCCTACATCGACGACCGGTACGCCCAGATCGAGACGACCCTCGGCGAGGCCGCCCGAGCCCGTCAAGAGGCAGGCGAGATCCGCATCGACCTCGACCCGGCGATGATCGCGCGCATCCTCACGGCGGTGAGCGACGGCATCCAGCTGCAGTGGCTGCACGACCCGGCGATCGACATGAGCGGCACCTTCGAGACCGTGCTCGGGCTACTCACCCCGCCCCCGTCGGGCCCGACCGCTGACTCGTGACCCCCTGACTGGGGTGTCATACCAGATTTGACGGAGCGACAGCATCCTGCTATCGTTATCCAGTTGCTTGAGTGGACTATCTACCCATTCGCGACGTGCTTGTTGAACGACGTGCGTGTTTCACGACAGGCATGCTGGCCCCGAGCCAGTGCCGTCGGCCCAACAGGCCAACACATGCTCGTTCAGACCTTCATGGGTCTCATTCCGACCGAGCCAACCCGCGCTTCGTGCCCACAAAGCACCGCGCACCAGCACGCCGACACTCGGCGTGTGCGAACAGCGCCGCACCCTCACCCGGTGCCCGCGCGAACTCGCCGCACAGCATCGAAAGACAGCACCATGACAACCATTTCACTCATCCAGATCGACGGGACCGTCACCACGGCTCCCGTGCTCACCCACGACAACCTCGTGGAGTTCGTCGTCGTCGACGAGTCCTCGCGCGAATTCGTCGTCCGCATCGCCCGCTCCGAGCTCGGCGGCCACGTGGCCCCGGGCGCTCGCGTCGTGGCGTCGGGCGCCGAGGGCTGGGTCATTCCCGGCCGCGCCTGGGTCTCCGAGCCGTCGCGCACGATCCTGCAGGCGCACGACGTGCAGCTGCGAGAGCTCGCCTTCGCGGCATAGGTCGAAGCCAGCACCACTTTCGGCGCAGGGCACCGGTTCTCACCGGTGTCCTGCGCCGATTCTCGTCTGCGGGGCTACGCCTCCGGCTTCGGCGGCAGGTTCGCGGCGATGACGCGGTCGACCTTGGCCGCGTACACCCTCTGGTCGACGCCACCCGCCTCGAGCACCCCGAGGTCGCTCTTCGTGACGCGCTGCTGCTGCCGGTAGTCGGCGGCGTAGAGAGCCGCCCGGTAGCCGGTCGACGTCATGCACGTGGCGTCCTGCACCGCCACGCTCTTCTCACCGGCGCTCACGTGCGCCGTCGGCAGCCCCACCGCGAACCCGTTCGCCACCGAGGGCGACGGCATCAGCGCCGGCGACTCCGGCAGGTCTCGGACGCGGGCCGGTGCCATGCAGGTGCGCCAGGCCCTCTCTCGAGAGACGACGGCAGGATCACGACGCGCGTCTCGCAGGGCCCGGTTCGCCAGCGTCACCGCGAGAGCGTTCGCCACCTGCGCCCTGCCCGACAGCGGGGCGATCGAGAGCTCGGTCTCGCGCACCTGCGTCAGGCACGAGTCCGCGACCCTCTGCTGCGCACCCGTCAGCGGCGGCCGCGCGAGGTAGGCCGCCCAGAGCCCGCTCGAGAGCGTGTCGGTCGGCACCCGGTGGTAGCCGACCGCCTTCGCCGTGCCCACGGTGAGGGGCCGCACGACCGAGTCCTGGCCGAGGCCGGCGTCTTCGGCGTCGCCGAATCCGTGCACGCCGATCGATGTGACGTCGCGCCACGGCACGTCCATCCGGACACCCTGGGCGGCCGCGCACTTCGACTGCAGCAGCAGCTCGGCGTAGTGCTCCTGGTCGTCGTTCACGACGAGGTAGCGATCGAGCGGCATGCTCCACGACGACACGTCTTTCGTCGGCAGGTGCGGCAGCGCCTGGTCGGCCGGCTCGGGGATGTTCGAGACGGCGATGGCGGCCGTGCCGGCCACGACGACCACGAGGGCGGCGAGCTTGGCGACCCACTGGCGGCCGAGGAAGGCGGACGGGTGCTTCATTTCGCTCCTTCGGCGGCCTGGTCGACCAGGGCGTTCTCGTAGGCGAAGACGACCACCTGGATGCGGCTGCGCAGGCCGAGCTTCAGCAGCACGGCACGGACGTGGCTCTTGACCGTGGCCTCCGAGACGACCAGCTCTGCCGCGATCTCGGCGTTGCTGAGGCCCCGCGAGACGAGCGCGAACATCTCGCGCTCCTTCGCCGTCAGGCTTTCGAGCGGATCCGGTCGCTCGGGGGCCTGCGGGTCGGCGTGGGCGCGCACCAGTTCGATCGCATCCGCCTCAGTCGGTGCGGGCGCCCCCGTGACGGCCGCCCGGATCGCGGCCAGCACGACCTCGGGCGAGGCGTCCTTCGTGAGGAAGGAGTGCGCGCCGGCCTGGAAGGCGGCGTACACGGCCTCGTCCTTCTTGATCGTGGTGAGCACGACGACACGAGGAACGGCGTCGACGGGGAGGACGCCGGTCGATTCGGCCTCGCTGATGAGGCGCGTGGCCTCGATCCCGTTGACCACCGGCATCCTGATGTCCATCAGCACCACGTCGGGAGCGACGCGCGCCACGAGCTCGACCGCTTCGCGGCCGTCGAGCGCCGTGCCGACGCACTCGAGGTCGGGCTGCGACTCGATGAGCATGCTCATGCCCGAGGCGAACAGGCGCTGGTCGTCGACCACGACGACCCGGGTCGTCGAATCAGGCATTCTGCACCCCGCCTCGCGCCGATGGCACGAACGCGGTCACCACGAACGCCGACTCTCCGGTCTTGCCGACCGGCGCGGCCCGCAGCCAGCCACCCGCCAGCCGAGCGCGCTCCTTCATGCCCGCGATGCCGGCGCCCGGGCCCACCCCGTCGACCAGGGGCTGGTCGCCGCTCGACGACACGTGCACGCTCACCCCCGACTCGGCGCTCGCGAGGTCGACGGTCACGCGAGACGTCGAGCCGGAGTGCTTGAGCGCGTTGGTCAGGCTCTCCTGCACGATGCGGTAGACCGCCACCTGCTGCGCGTCGGTGAGGGCGATCCGCTCGTCTCCCGACAGCTCGAGGTCGATCGACATGCCGAGAGAACGCATCTGCTCGACGAGGTCGGGCACGTCGGCCAGCGTCGCGCGCGGCAGGATCACGTCGTCGACCGTCTGGATGCGCTCGACGAGGCCCCGCACGTCGACGAGAGCCGTGCGCGCGACCTCGGCGACGGTCTCGAGCGTCTGCGCTTCCAAGGACCGGGCCTCCACGGACCGGGCCTCCACGGACCGGGCCTCCATCGATCCTGCCGCCGGTAGGCCTGCCCCCGCGGGCCCCGCCCCCGCGGGCCCGGCGGTACCACCGGGGCGGCTCGCGGCGAGCGCGACGGCGCCCTGCGCCTGCGACACGATCACGGCGAGAGAGTGGGCCAGCGAGTCGTGGACGTCTCTCGAGATGCGCGCACGGTCGTCGGCGATCCGGAGGTCGAGGCCCGCCCGGGCGAGCTGCGTGTCGACACGCTCGACGTCCCGCTCGACCACGGCGATGAACGACGAGACCGCGATGCCGATCAGCCACGCCGCCAGGCCGACGGCGAGGGCAGCGAGCGCGAGCGTCTCGGCGTCGCGCCGCGGGCTGTCGATCAGGGGGCCGTCGCCCACCCACGAGCCCCAGCGGTACGGCCGCGCGTCGGTGGGGAAGGCGGTCACGAACGCGAACAGCAGCGACGAGGCCACGACCACCGGCACGGCGAGCCAGCGCGTGAGCCCGCGCGCGAACAGGCCGACGAAGAAGACCACGAAGGCGATCGCCAGCGACGCGGGCCAAGTGGTGTCGTCGGTCGGCGCCACGAGGCCTAGGGCCTGCAGCGCGCCGATCGCAAGAACGAGGCCCATCGCCGTGCGCGGCATCCACGTCGACAGGCCGAGGGCCACCGCGAAGAGCGCGAACAGCACGATGTTCGGGGGCGAGTGGCGGCCCACCTCGGCGATGTTCCAGAGCACCAGGTAGACGGCGGCTGCCACGGGGGCGGCGGCGACACTCGTGATCCGCAAGACCAGCAGCGTCGTCGCGCCGAACAGGCGGGGCGAGTTGTCCATGCTTCGACGGTAGAGGCGACCGGGGCCGAGAAGGCGCCCCGGGGCCGCTTTTCATCCCTGATGATGAGACACCTCCAGGGCCTGCCCCCTCTCCGGGGGTTCCCACCTCTGGGGACTGTGCTCGGGCCGCCCCAGAACCTACCGTCGAAGGCGAGGGGGTCGTCCCGTCACATCTTCTGAGGGGAAGACCTGCCGATGCAGCACGCACGCGCCACGAATGCCACGAGAGCCAGTCGACGACGTCGGGCGGTGGCCGCGATCGCGGTCGCGGCTCTCTCGGTCGCCGGCGTCGGGGCGCTGGGTGCCGCACAGGCATCCGCCGCGACCCCTCGCGTCACGTTCGCGAGCGCCGTGCCGACCTGGGCCAAGAAGGCCGCCGTGACGACTGCCACCTCACCGACCACTGTCGTCGAGGGCGAGGTGTTCCTCCCCCTGCAGGACGAGGCCGGCGCCGAAGCTCTCGCGTCGTCTGTGTCGAACCCCAAGAGCTCGCAATACCGCCAGTACCTCAGCCCTTCTGACTGGATCACCCGGTTCGCGCCGACGCAGGCCTCGTTCGACAGCGAGAGGGACATGCTCACCGGGTCGTCGTCGAATCCCACCGGCATCACCATCACCGGCTCCCCGGCGAGCCGTCAATACATCGTCTTCCGCGGCACCGTCAAGGCAGTCGACGCGCTCTTCGACACGTCTCTCGCCACGTACGACGTGCAGGGGCATCACCTGATCGCACCGTCGCGTGTCCCGTCGCTGCCCACCGCGCAGGCGGCACACATCTCCGGGATCGTGCTCGACCAGGGGCGACTGCTCACCCGCCCCCAGAACGTCGGCCAGAACTCGATCCAGACGGTCGGCGGCTCGCCGAGGAGCCTGCAGTCGCTCGTGGCCCCGAGCAGCGTCACCGTCAAGGCGCCCTGCTCGACCTACTCCGGTCAGCGGTCGGTGACGATCCCCACCGCCTGGGGCCAGACCCACGCGGGCACCGTCAACTGCGGGTACACCCCCAAGCAGATCCGCCAGGCATACGGGCAGTCCGCGACCGCCGGCGCAGGTCAGACGGTCGCCATCATCGACGCCTACGACTCGCCGACCACCGTCACCGATGTCAACACCTACTCGCGCAGCAAGGGCGAGCCTCTCCTCACTTCGACCCAGTACCGAGACGTGTCGGTGTCGAAGTCGGCGTTCACCGACGAGGCCTCCTGCGGTTACCCGAGCGGGTGGCAGGTCGAGCAGACCCTCGACGTCGAGGCGGTCCACGCGATCGCGCCCTCCGCGGGAATCCTGTACGCCGGCGCCGGCGACTGCGGCGCAGGCACTGACCTCGCGCTGTCCACGATCCTCGACCAGGGGCTGGCGAACGTCGTCAGCAACAGCTACGGCGGCACCGGCGAGCCGACAGGCCAGGGCGCCCAGGCCTATATCGACGGCGAGGTCAACCTCCAGCTGCAGGCCGCGGCCGAGGGGATCGGCCTCTACTTCGCCAGCGGTGACGACGGCGACGAGAAGGCCGACCTCGGCTATGCGTCGGCGAACTTCCCGGCCTCGTCTCCGTGGGTCACCTCGGTCG
This window encodes:
- a CDS encoding protease pro-enzyme activation domain-containing protein yields the protein MQHARATNATRASRRRRAVAAIAVAALSVAGVGALGAAQASAATPRVTFASAVPTWAKKAAVTTATSPTTVVEGEVFLPLQDEAGAEALASSVSNPKSSQYRQYLSPSDWITRFAPTQASFDSERDMLTGSSSNPTGITITGSPASRQYIVFRGTVKAVDALFDTSLATYDVQGHHLIAPSRVPSLPTAQAAHISGIVLDQGRLLTRPQNVGQNSIQTVGGSPRSLQSLVAPSSVTVKAPCSTYSGQRSVTIPTAWGQTHAGTVNCGYTPKQIRQAYGQSATAGAGQTVAIIDAYDSPTTVTDVNTYSRSKGEPLLTSTQYRDVSVSKSAFTDEASCGYPSGWQVEQTLDVEAVHAIAPSAGILYAGAGDCGAGTDLALSTILDQGLANVVSNSYGGTGEPTGQGAQAYIDGEVNLQLQAAAEGIGLYFASGDDGDEKADLGYASANFPASSPWVTSVGGTSLGISSTGQRAFELGWGDVLDPIVTTKAAPKAHYQTTLPGSLFSGGSGGGWSKVFKRSSLPVDYQASAVNVKTASDYRVGPDISALADPFTGLSIGYHPITNNSTLATGAWSSSVAGGTSLATPLVAGLMATVQQRTGAHVGFANPILYSLYRSAPKTFFDVKTPTGHPRLVYSTSSASYLVTLNDDGSYHTANGFDYVTGLGVLNMSSIAGFATPAS
- a CDS encoding sensor histidine kinase, which encodes MDNSPRLFGATTLLVLRITSVAAAPVAAAVYLVLWNIAEVGRHSPPNIVLFALFAVALGLSTWMPRTAMGLVLAIGALQALGLVAPTDDTTWPASLAIAFVVFFVGLFARGLTRWLAVPVVVASSLLFAFVTAFPTDARPYRWGSWVGDGPLIDSPRRDAETLALAALAVGLAAWLIGIAVSSFIAVVERDVERVDTQLARAGLDLRIADDRARISRDVHDSLAHSLAVIVSQAQGAVALAASRPGGTAGPAGAGPAGAGLPAAGSMEARSVEARSVEARSLEAQTLETVAEVARTALVDVRGLVERIQTVDDVILPRATLADVPDLVEQMRSLGMSIDLELSGDERIALTDAQQVAVYRIVQESLTNALKHSGSTSRVTVDLASAESGVSVHVSSSGDQPLVDGVGPGAGIAGMKERARLAGGWLRAAPVGKTGESAFVVTAFVPSARGGVQNA
- a CDS encoding TetR/AcrR family transcriptional regulator, with protein sequence MTSAVPSRRYAKGDAKRAEILSAALAVIGERGYRHSSLQEIADAVGLTKAGVLHYFDSREDLLVEVLRERDDADEARLLPDDGDIIDLLPRALRHNAEVPGLVQLYSRLVVESEAAEHPGHAYIDDRYAQIETTLGEAARARQEAGEIRIDLDPAMIARILTAVSDGIQLQWLHDPAIDMSGTFETVLGLLTPPPSGPTADS
- a CDS encoding response regulator transcription factor: MPDSTTRVVVVDDQRLFASGMSMLIESQPDLECVGTALDGREAVELVARVAPDVVLMDIRMPVVNGIEATRLISEAESTGVLPVDAVPRVVVLTTIKKDEAVYAAFQAGAHSFLTKDASPEVVLAAIRAAVTGAPAPTEADAIELVRAHADPQAPERPDPLESLTAKEREMFALVSRGLSNAEIAAELVVSEATVKSHVRAVLLKLGLRSRIQVVVFAYENALVDQAAEGAK